Proteins encoded by one window of Actinocorallia herbida:
- a CDS encoding molybdopterin-binding protein, which produces MADDRLTGPALPDGKHIRRAGEDAPAGRSLAPAGTPAAPAVLGLAASCGYDDLLVHRAPTVRAVVTGDELVHHGPPSAGRVRDVVVVTGSTSVGATDGLRRLLAERDAHWIVDAVACRPGHPQLLARPPGGPYVVGLPGNPFAAPAAAHTILGPLLAGLSGRPLGALPYASLLAPVPVPAGRTRIVPVAWDGPGVRPLGGDRPAFLNGAALCDALAAIPPGAETGAMVPLLPLRG; this is translated from the coding sequence TTGGCCGATGACAGGCTGACCGGTCCCGCCCTTCCCGACGGCAAGCACATCCGACGGGCCGGGGAGGACGCCCCCGCAGGGCGGAGCCTCGCTCCCGCGGGCACTCCGGCGGCCCCGGCCGTCCTGGGCCTGGCCGCGTCCTGCGGGTACGACGACCTGCTGGTCCACCGGGCGCCGACGGTCCGGGCGGTCGTCACCGGCGACGAGCTCGTGCACCACGGGCCGCCTTCGGCGGGCCGGGTCCGCGACGTCGTCGTGGTCACCGGATCGACCTCGGTCGGCGCCACCGACGGGCTCCGGCGGCTGCTCGCCGAACGCGACGCGCACTGGATCGTCGACGCCGTCGCCTGCCGACCCGGCCACCCCCAGCTGCTCGCCCGGCCGCCCGGCGGCCCCTACGTCGTCGGCCTGCCCGGCAACCCCTTCGCCGCGCCGGCCGCCGCGCACACGATCCTCGGCCCGCTCCTCGCCGGGCTCTCCGGCCGCCCGCTCGGCGCGCTCCCCTACGCGTCGCTGCTCGCCCCCGTGCCGGTGCCCGCGGGCCGCACCCGCATCGTCCCCGTCGCCTGGGACGGCCCCGGCGTGCGCCCGCTCGGCGGCGACCGCCCCGCGTTCCTCAACGGCGCGGCGCTCTGCGACGCCCTTGCCGCGATCCCGCCCGGCGCCGAGACCGGCGCCATGGTGCCCCTGCTCCCGCTGCGCGGCTGA
- a CDS encoding ABC transporter transmembrane domain-containing protein, whose product MSAEGALIRQVLTRRARSAAIGGVATIVHQTCEALVPVAIGLAIDTAVSGGDPERMLYAVIGVLVLFCFLATGGAVGYWTVDAASLREAHHLRVETVRRILGDARGDRSRRAGDILSAATSDATATGEVVRIVTWIVSAGAGLVVSAVVLLRIDLVLGLGLILVLPVLVLGLDRLAPWLESRVHGRQEAGGRAAAVAAELVRALRPLRGFGGVPEAIRRYRGENRASLAAARDAASAHAVVVGSGLLATGIVLVGAAGIGVAFAASGRISLGELVVVVAMASFLADPVRGVSEAIKQLAVSRASARRLAALWAEFDVPSARPGEAAQGRLSLRGVVAAPVHGLDLEVGPGELIGVAAATPETAAALVGLLDGTRSPESGSVTWGGTPLAELGPDERRLVLHVEPHAVHLLGGTLGEALDTALEPASAARKIAALTTAGAADILTATGLDAPLQDHGTNLSGGQRQRLALARALLAAPAVLVLHDPLTAVDAVTEDLVAEALRELHSGAARASVVVTASPPLLSRCDRVVFLDADGRARTGTHAALLTRPDYAKVVIR is encoded by the coding sequence GTGAGCGCCGAAGGCGCGCTGATCCGCCAGGTGCTGACGCGACGGGCCAGGTCCGCGGCGATCGGCGGGGTGGCGACGATCGTGCACCAGACGTGCGAGGCCCTGGTGCCGGTCGCCATCGGCCTCGCCATCGACACCGCGGTGTCCGGCGGGGATCCCGAGCGCATGCTCTACGCGGTCATCGGCGTCCTCGTGCTGTTCTGCTTCCTGGCCACCGGCGGCGCGGTCGGTTACTGGACGGTCGACGCGGCGTCCCTGCGCGAGGCGCACCACCTGCGGGTGGAGACCGTCCGGCGGATCCTCGGCGACGCGCGCGGAGATCGAAGCCGCAGGGCGGGCGACATCCTTTCCGCGGCGACGTCCGACGCGACGGCGACCGGCGAGGTCGTCCGGATCGTCACCTGGATCGTGTCGGCCGGGGCCGGGCTCGTCGTGTCCGCCGTCGTGCTGCTGCGGATCGACCTGGTGCTCGGGCTCGGGCTGATCCTCGTGCTGCCCGTGCTCGTCCTCGGCCTCGACCGGCTCGCCCCCTGGCTGGAGAGCAGGGTCCACGGCCGTCAGGAGGCGGGCGGCCGGGCCGCCGCGGTCGCCGCCGAGCTCGTCCGGGCGCTGCGGCCGCTGCGCGGTTTCGGCGGCGTGCCGGAGGCGATCCGCCGCTACCGGGGCGAGAACCGCGCCTCGCTCGCCGCGGCGCGCGACGCCGCCTCGGCCCACGCGGTCGTCGTCGGATCGGGGCTGCTGGCCACCGGGATCGTGCTCGTGGGCGCGGCGGGGATCGGTGTCGCCTTCGCCGCCTCCGGCCGGATCTCCCTCGGGGAACTCGTGGTGGTCGTCGCGATGGCGTCCTTCCTCGCCGACCCGGTCCGCGGCGTCTCCGAGGCGATCAAGCAGCTCGCGGTCTCGCGGGCGAGCGCCCGGCGGCTCGCCGCGCTGTGGGCCGAGTTCGACGTGCCGTCCGCGCGCCCGGGGGAGGCGGCGCAGGGACGGCTGAGCCTGCGCGGCGTCGTCGCGGCGCCGGTCCACGGCCTCGATCTGGAGGTCGGGCCCGGTGAGCTGATCGGCGTCGCCGCGGCCACCCCGGAGACGGCGGCCGCGCTCGTCGGCCTGCTCGACGGCACGCGGTCGCCCGAGTCCGGCAGCGTGACCTGGGGCGGGACCCCGCTGGCGGAGCTCGGGCCCGACGAGCGAAGACTCGTCCTGCACGTCGAACCGCACGCCGTCCACCTGCTCGGCGGCACCCTCGGCGAGGCGCTGGACACCGCGCTGGAGCCGGCGTCGGCCGCGCGGAAGATCGCAGCGCTCACCACCGCGGGCGCGGCGGACATCCTCACCGCGACCGGCCTGGACGCCCCGCTCCAGGACCACGGCACGAACCTCTCCGGCGGCCAGCGCCAGCGCCTCGCGCTGGCCCGCGCGCTGCTCGCGGCCCCGGCCGTCCTGGTGCTGCACGACCCCCTCACCGCGGTCGACGCGGTGACCGAGGACCTCGTCGCCGAGGCCCTGCGCGAGCTGCACTCCGGCGCGGCGCGCGCCTCCGTCGTCGTCACCGCCTCGCCGCCCCTGCTGAGCCGCTGCGACCGCGTCGTCTTCCTCGACGCCGACGGCCGCGCGCGGACCGGCACCCACGCCGCGCTCCTGACCAGGCCGGACTACGCCAAGGTGGTCATCCGATGA
- a CDS encoding ABC transporter ATP-binding protein — MTVPAPRVADLPENKDILPVAAPGQTWRVLLRTALRHRGEAAAALGFTVLSSAGVVTSPLLLGLLVDRAGAGTAALVRLLAALGVAVLCTAVFTALAQRAAERLGARIAADLREDTLTQALRMDAGVLEKAGAGDVASRVTDDVEQFVESVPLGAAVFTALVTVGVAFFGFLSLDWRLALAFTVVFPIHALSLRWYLAKSGPLYAAERRSSAERSRVLLGSLHGAGTVRAYRMHPLQTARVAQASAHSVDAALTSLRLFFRFSMGMNGAEAVGLSTLLTAGFFLVRADAVSVGDVTAAALLFHRLFSPLGTLLLSFDDVQRAGAALARVVGVAMIPIPAAKVARAPGAAVTLSCAGVGHAYDGRTSVVRAVDLRVPAGTSLAIVGASGAGKTTLAGILGGAFPATEGTVTLTDAEGDVAVSDLDPDRLRDWIGIVSQETHVFTGTLREDVTFAAPDRSDEAILQALTAVGAAGWVGTLPDGLDTRVGEGEHPLTAAQVQQLALARLLLRDPAVVVLDEATAEAGSSGARDLERAAAALVRGRTAVVVAHRLTQARDCDAIVVMDRGAIVESGTHADLLTREGRYAALWSAWSGAPEVAGG; from the coding sequence ATGACGGTCCCCGCTCCCCGGGTCGCCGACCTTCCGGAGAACAAGGACATCCTGCCCGTCGCGGCTCCCGGCCAGACCTGGCGCGTGCTGCTGCGCACCGCGCTCCGGCATCGCGGCGAGGCCGCGGCGGCGCTGGGCTTCACGGTACTGTCCAGCGCCGGGGTCGTCACGAGCCCGCTGCTGCTGGGCCTGCTCGTCGACCGCGCGGGCGCCGGGACCGCGGCCCTGGTCCGGCTCCTCGCCGCGCTCGGCGTCGCCGTCCTGTGCACCGCGGTGTTCACCGCGCTCGCCCAGCGCGCCGCCGAAAGGCTGGGGGCCCGGATCGCGGCCGACCTGCGCGAGGACACCCTGACGCAGGCGCTCCGGATGGACGCCGGGGTGCTGGAGAAGGCAGGGGCCGGCGACGTGGCGTCGCGGGTCACCGACGACGTCGAGCAGTTCGTGGAGTCCGTGCCGCTGGGCGCCGCGGTCTTCACCGCCCTGGTGACGGTCGGGGTCGCGTTCTTCGGCTTCCTGTCCCTGGACTGGCGGCTCGCCCTGGCGTTCACCGTGGTCTTCCCGATCCACGCGTTGAGCCTCCGGTGGTACCTGGCGAAGTCGGGGCCGCTGTACGCGGCCGAGCGGCGGTCGTCGGCGGAGCGGTCGCGGGTGCTGCTCGGTTCGCTGCACGGGGCGGGCACCGTCCGCGCCTACCGGATGCACCCGCTTCAGACCGCGCGGGTGGCACAGGCGTCGGCGCACTCGGTGGACGCCGCGCTCACCTCGCTCCGGCTGTTCTTCCGGTTCAGCATGGGCATGAACGGAGCCGAGGCGGTCGGGCTGAGCACGCTGCTGACCGCCGGGTTCTTCCTCGTGCGGGCCGACGCCGTCAGCGTCGGCGACGTGACGGCCGCGGCCCTGCTGTTCCACCGGCTGTTCTCCCCGCTGGGCACGCTGCTGCTGTCCTTCGACGACGTCCAGCGGGCCGGGGCGGCGCTGGCCCGGGTCGTCGGCGTGGCGATGATCCCGATTCCGGCCGCGAAGGTCGCGCGCGCGCCGGGCGCGGCCGTCACCTTGTCGTGCGCGGGCGTGGGCCACGCCTACGACGGGCGGACGTCGGTCGTCCGGGCCGTCGATCTGCGCGTCCCGGCCGGGACGTCGCTGGCCATCGTCGGCGCCAGCGGCGCGGGCAAGACCACCCTGGCCGGGATCCTCGGCGGGGCCTTCCCCGCGACGGAGGGCACCGTGACGCTCACCGACGCCGAAGGCGACGTCGCGGTCTCGGACCTCGACCCGGACCGGCTGCGCGACTGGATCGGCATCGTCTCCCAGGAGACCCACGTCTTCACCGGGACGCTGCGCGAGGACGTCACGTTCGCCGCGCCGGACCGGTCGGACGAGGCGATCCTCCAGGCGCTCACCGCGGTAGGCGCGGCAGGCTGGGTCGGCACGCTGCCCGACGGGCTCGACACCCGTGTCGGCGAGGGCGAGCACCCGCTCACCGCGGCCCAGGTGCAGCAGCTCGCGCTGGCCCGGCTCCTGCTGCGCGACCCCGCCGTGGTCGTGCTCGACGAGGCGACCGCGGAGGCCGGCAGCTCCGGCGCGCGCGACCTGGAACGCGCCGCCGCCGCGCTCGTCCGCGGCCGCACCGCCGTGGTCGTGGCGCACCGCCTGACCCAGGCCCGCGACTGCGACGCCATCGTCGTCATGGACCGGGGCGCGATCGTCGAGTCCGGCACCCACGCCGACCTCCTCACCCGCGAAGGCCGCTACGCCGCCCTCTGGTCCGCGTGGTCCGGTGCGCCGGAGGTCGCCGGAGGCTGA
- a CDS encoding helix-turn-helix domain-containing protein: MATTQRQRDKVFALVRDSLEPLDAPVVARTLGIHLTTARFHLNSLIEAGLVEGVLLPSETVGRPRKGYVAVGSDPTAPVMAALLAQLGDTAEARRAKATAAGRIWADTLIGPGADAPDLPDPVTVVTTTLTRLGFQVSSTMSAFGTHEIRMCDCPLRRIARDAPEIVIGVQQGMIERVLERYSPALASQYGVEVRPDAENGDCGVTLRLVGRTSPTAR, from the coding sequence ATGGCCACCACGCAGCGGCAGCGGGACAAGGTGTTCGCACTGGTCCGCGACTCCCTGGAGCCGCTGGACGCGCCGGTCGTCGCACGGACGCTGGGCATCCACCTCACCACCGCGCGGTTCCACCTCAATTCGCTGATCGAGGCGGGCCTGGTCGAAGGCGTCCTGCTTCCCTCGGAGACGGTGGGCCGCCCGCGCAAGGGCTATGTGGCCGTCGGCTCCGATCCCACGGCGCCGGTGATGGCCGCGCTGCTCGCCCAGCTCGGCGACACCGCCGAGGCGCGGCGCGCGAAGGCCACCGCGGCGGGCCGGATCTGGGCGGACACCCTGATCGGCCCCGGAGCCGACGCGCCGGACCTGCCGGACCCGGTCACCGTCGTCACCACGACGCTGACGCGGCTCGGCTTCCAGGTGTCGTCGACCATGTCGGCGTTCGGCACCCACGAGATCCGGATGTGCGACTGCCCGCTGCGCCGGATCGCGCGCGACGCGCCGGAGATCGTCATCGGCGTCCAGCAGGGCATGATCGAGCGAGTACTGGAGCGGTACTCCCCCGCCCTCGCCTCGCAGTACGGCGTCGAGGTGCGGCCCGACGCCGAGAACGGCGACTGCGGCGTCACCCTGCGGCTGGTCGGCCGGACCTCGCCGACCGCGCGCTGA
- a CDS encoding methyltransferase domain-containing protein: protein MTTPLPFDQRDSANLPGRWLLARLGKRVLRPGGRELTERMLTAARLRDADVVELAPGLGKTALAILEHRPAGYRGVEADAVAAAYAAEVVGAAGTVTTGGAAATGLASGSADVVVGEAMLTMQTDPHKAEIIAEAFRVLRPGGRYAVHEMALRPDDIATEVKTDIRRALARSIKVNARPLTRTEWTELLAAAGFEIESVHLAPMALLQPRRVLADEGPRGTARILRNVLRDEPARQRVLAMRATFRAHQDALAAIAVIARKPTS, encoded by the coding sequence GTGACCACACCTCTGCCCTTCGATCAGCGCGATTCGGCGAATCTGCCGGGACGCTGGCTGCTCGCCCGCCTCGGCAAACGCGTCCTGCGGCCGGGCGGCCGCGAGCTCACCGAGCGGATGCTGACGGCCGCCCGCCTGCGCGACGCCGACGTGGTCGAACTCGCGCCGGGGCTCGGCAAGACCGCCCTCGCCATCCTGGAACACCGCCCCGCCGGATACCGCGGCGTCGAGGCCGATGCCGTCGCCGCCGCGTACGCCGCCGAGGTCGTCGGCGCCGCCGGGACCGTCACGACGGGCGGGGCCGCGGCGACCGGCCTGGCCTCCGGCTCCGCCGACGTGGTCGTCGGCGAGGCGATGCTCACCATGCAGACCGACCCGCACAAGGCCGAGATCATCGCCGAGGCGTTCCGGGTGCTGCGGCCGGGCGGCCGCTACGCCGTGCACGAGATGGCGCTGCGCCCCGACGACATCGCCACCGAGGTCAAGACCGACATCCGCCGCGCGCTGGCCCGCTCGATCAAGGTCAACGCCCGGCCCCTGACCCGCACCGAGTGGACGGAGCTGCTCGCCGCCGCCGGATTCGAGATCGAGAGCGTCCACCTCGCGCCCATGGCGCTGCTCCAGCCCCGGAGGGTGCTCGCCGACGAAGGACCGCGCGGCACCGCCCGGATCCTCCGCAACGTCCTGCGCGACGAACCCGCCCGGCAGCGCGTGCTCGCCATGCGCGCCACCTTCCGCGCCCATCAGGACGCGCTCGCCGCCATCGCCGTCATCGCCAGGAAGCCGACCTCATGA
- a CDS encoding cupin domain-containing protein produces the protein MSTGSVATETTAWQPRDGAVPHIRRQLGGDGLTLVRLCFRAGQILDEHRAPGPILISCVSGSLALDVIDGSGIEQYELAPGTVVHLGGGVPHRLAAHTDAVVHLTVHRNVPPDPA, from the coding sequence ATGAGCACCGGAAGCGTAGCCACCGAGACCACCGCCTGGCAGCCGCGCGACGGGGCGGTCCCGCACATCCGGCGTCAGCTGGGCGGCGACGGGCTGACCCTCGTCCGCCTCTGCTTCCGGGCGGGCCAGATCCTCGACGAGCACCGCGCGCCCGGCCCGATCCTGATCAGCTGCGTCTCCGGGTCGCTCGCCCTGGACGTCATCGACGGATCCGGGATCGAGCAGTACGAACTGGCACCCGGCACCGTCGTCCACCTCGGTGGCGGCGTGCCGCACCGGCTGGCCGCGCACACCGACGCCGTGGTCCACCTCACCGTGCACCGCAACGTGCCGCCCGACCCGGCCTAG
- a CDS encoding SDR family NAD(P)-dependent oxidoreductase, with translation MSTTLEGKVVLVTGASSGIGEATALALAAEGARVAVGARRADRLEALVRKAPGELCAVELDVTDQRSVRDAVARTVERFGGLDVLVNNAGVMLSGPIGGADTTEWTRMVETNLLGSMYTVHAALPQLLASRGSVVQVSSTSGRIASAGNGVYAATKFGITAFAEALRQEVTDQGVRVVVVEPGFVATELADHITHPTMQAAAQSIGASMRTLQPEDIANAVVYALTQPDHVAVNEILIRPTDQTR, from the coding sequence ATGAGCACCACGCTGGAGGGCAAGGTCGTCCTCGTCACGGGGGCGTCGTCGGGGATCGGCGAGGCGACCGCGCTGGCGCTCGCCGCCGAGGGGGCCAGGGTCGCGGTCGGGGCCCGGCGCGCCGACCGGCTCGAGGCGCTGGTGCGCAAGGCGCCCGGCGAGCTGTGCGCCGTCGAACTCGACGTGACCGACCAGCGGTCGGTGCGCGACGCCGTCGCGCGGACCGTCGAGCGCTTCGGCGGGCTCGACGTCCTGGTGAACAACGCCGGGGTGATGCTCAGCGGCCCGATCGGGGGCGCGGACACCACCGAATGGACCCGCATGGTCGAGACCAACCTGCTCGGGTCGATGTACACCGTGCACGCGGCGCTGCCGCAGCTGCTGGCGAGCAGGGGCTCCGTCGTGCAGGTCTCCTCGACCTCCGGCCGGATCGCCTCGGCCGGGAACGGCGTCTACGCCGCGACCAAGTTCGGGATCACCGCCTTCGCAGAGGCGCTGCGGCAGGAGGTCACCGACCAGGGCGTGCGCGTCGTGGTCGTCGAGCCGGGCTTCGTCGCCACCGAACTCGCCGACCACATCACGCACCCGACGATGCAGGCCGCCGCGCAGAGCATCGGCGCCTCGATGCGCACCCTTCAGCCCGAGGACATCGCCAACGCCGTCGTGTACGCGCTCACCCAGCCGGACCACGTCGCGGTCAACGAGATCCTCATCCGGCCGACCGACCAGACCCGCTGA
- a CDS encoding tannase/feruloyl esterase family alpha/beta hydrolase: MKRYLMATAVTALAAAGLGLLHGLAPAAADPGADRARVIVPRAAARCAALEGVRVAAADIGLPTRGGEIGSATLTAADPARGRPEFCLVQGKVRGFDPTAPDIVLQLNLPTSWNRKSAQFGGAGFNGTVVTGLDVAPGLGSTDPAQGQPPINRGYATFGSDGGTAVSGPTGSFALNGEALANWSGESVKRTRDAAIEIVHRYYGKQPDKQYYVGASKGGHEGLVAAQRYGDDYDGIIAYYPAVANQAMVLAYYRMWEQAYGRPGGYLDPAEQRLVSDAVYGTCDGLDGAVDGLISNVRGCDTAFSVESLRCQDGTTGSDDCLSPTQIETLRTAASRYGFAFPMANGVTGIGAFPVLRGGDLAPLLLDGEGNGEASVYRALFDPEIRYFIQQDADGSSADFDYRKYEKRIKELSRLLDTTDPDLDGFARDGGKLIIVQGTTDMLVPQTLTDAYYEALADRYGPSIRRFVRYYVQPGYAHGPGRFDLAWDSLSALDAWASRGKPPTGPVATDATSGAGHRTRPLCEYPRWPKYRGRGDVGEAANFTCAGGGRH, encoded by the coding sequence ATGAAGAGATACCTCATGGCGACCGCGGTCACCGCGCTGGCCGCGGCGGGCCTCGGCCTGCTGCACGGGCTCGCTCCGGCGGCCGCCGACCCGGGCGCGGACCGGGCGCGGGTGATCGTCCCCCGAGCCGCGGCCCGATGCGCGGCGCTCGAGGGCGTCCGGGTGGCCGCCGCGGACATCGGCCTGCCCACCCGAGGCGGGGAGATCGGCTCCGCGACGCTCACCGCGGCCGACCCGGCGCGCGGCAGGCCCGAGTTCTGCCTGGTCCAGGGCAAGGTGCGCGGATTCGACCCGACGGCGCCCGACATCGTTCTCCAGCTCAATCTGCCGACCTCGTGGAACCGCAAGTCGGCGCAGTTCGGCGGCGCGGGCTTCAACGGGACGGTCGTCACCGGGCTCGATGTCGCCCCCGGCCTCGGCAGCACCGATCCGGCACAGGGACAGCCGCCGATCAACCGGGGCTACGCCACTTTCGGCAGCGACGGGGGAACCGCCGTCAGCGGCCCCACCGGGTCTTTCGCGTTGAACGGGGAAGCACTCGCCAATTGGTCGGGGGAGAGCGTCAAGCGCACCCGCGACGCCGCCATCGAGATCGTGCATCGGTACTACGGGAAACAGCCCGACAAGCAGTACTACGTGGGCGCCTCCAAGGGAGGGCACGAGGGCCTCGTCGCCGCGCAGCGCTACGGCGACGACTACGACGGGATCATCGCCTATTACCCGGCCGTGGCCAATCAGGCGATGGTGCTCGCCTACTACCGCATGTGGGAACAGGCCTATGGCCGTCCCGGCGGCTATCTCGATCCCGCGGAGCAGCGGCTGGTCTCCGACGCCGTCTACGGCACGTGCGACGGGCTCGACGGCGCCGTCGACGGGCTGATCTCCAACGTCCGGGGCTGCGACACCGCCTTCTCCGTCGAGTCGCTGCGCTGCCAGGACGGAACCACCGGTTCGGACGACTGCCTTTCCCCGACCCAGATCGAGACGCTCCGGACGGCCGCGTCCCGGTACGGGTTCGCGTTCCCGATGGCGAACGGCGTGACCGGGATCGGCGCCTTTCCGGTCCTGCGCGGCGGTGATCTCGCGCCCCTGCTGCTCGACGGCGAGGGCAACGGCGAAGCCTCGGTCTACCGCGCGCTCTTCGACCCGGAGATCCGCTACTTCATCCAGCAGGACGCCGACGGCTCCTCGGCGGATTTCGACTACCGGAAATACGAGAAGCGCATCAAGGAACTGTCCCGGCTCCTGGACACGACGGACCCCGACCTCGATGGTTTCGCGCGCGACGGCGGCAAGCTGATCATCGTGCAGGGCACCACCGACATGCTGGTCCCGCAGACCCTGACCGACGCCTACTACGAGGCGCTGGCCGACCGCTACGGCCCCTCGATCCGCCGATTCGTGCGCTATTACGTGCAGCCCGGCTACGCCCACGGCCCCGGACGCTTCGACCTCGCCTGGGACTCCCTCTCCGCCCTCGACGCGTGGGCGAGCCGGGGCAAGCCGCCGACCGGCCCGGTCGCCACCGACGCCACCTCCGGCGCAGGGCACCGCACCCGCCCCCTGTGCGAATACCCGCGGTGGCCGAAGTACCGGGGCCGCGGCGACGTCGGTGAGGCCGCGAACTTCACGTGTGCCGGGGGAGGGCGCCACTGA